From bacterium, the proteins below share one genomic window:
- a CDS encoding AbrB/MazE/SpoVT family DNA-binding domain-containing protein codes for MKSRIVKIGNSQGIRIPKLLIEQSGI; via the coding sequence ATGAAATCCAGGATCGTCAAAATCGGCAACTCGCAGGGGATCCGTATCCCCAAACTGCTGATCGAACAATCGGGGATCG
- a CDS encoding glycosyltransferase: protein MVRDEEAMLPGLLESVAGLWDELVAVDSGSRDATVPLLEAAGARVVPFVWCDDFAAARNAALDAATGDWILMLDADERVGPELATAIRGLLDDPEAGAATVLLRDELPHGHVHECRLLRLFRRDPAIRYEHPIHEDASRTVEAALRRDGRTTRDLDGVLRHLGYTRDVAAARDKKNRDVTLLRRCLAADPRDWYSRYKLLEQARFWNDAPLWRREALTAASLLDRAGPRALDGFRFAGDLIVHVGRGMADGAAKELTWLDRWAPATSDAAEYWRRRGEVLELLGRADAAADAYRTCRDRGGAASPQNATVRPLMGLSRLAASRGDLREALALAESALEHAPCDPEALLAAIAFAHLVRDADGLASRYHCRHGNPPQWHEAVGEHALARGDWTAARAALARAAGTPPRAAAAVKLAQARLACGDVAGARSLAASLITELPVATLGVVVCDLIAGRDLDLEVDLEPEAADAALRAWIDVLWRSRRLDLMGSFADRCEAIAAAFPWLPEHLRMATLALSSV, encoded by the coding sequence ATCGTCCGCGACGAGGAAGCGATGCTCCCGGGACTGCTCGAGAGCGTCGCCGGCCTGTGGGACGAACTGGTCGCCGTGGACAGCGGTTCGCGCGACGCGACCGTGCCGCTGCTGGAGGCGGCCGGCGCGCGCGTGGTGCCGTTCGTCTGGTGCGACGACTTCGCCGCGGCCCGCAACGCCGCGCTCGACGCCGCGACCGGGGACTGGATCCTGATGCTGGACGCCGACGAGCGCGTCGGCCCCGAACTGGCGACGGCCATCCGCGGCCTGCTGGACGATCCCGAGGCCGGGGCGGCGACCGTCCTGCTGCGCGACGAGCTGCCTCACGGCCACGTCCACGAGTGCCGCCTGCTGCGCCTGTTCCGCCGCGATCCCGCGATCCGCTACGAGCACCCGATCCACGAGGACGCCTCCCGTACGGTCGAGGCGGCCCTGCGGCGCGACGGGCGCACGACGCGCGACCTCGACGGCGTCCTGCGTCACCTCGGCTACACGCGCGACGTGGCCGCCGCGCGCGACAAGAAGAACCGCGACGTCACCCTGCTGCGACGCTGCCTGGCCGCCGACCCGCGCGACTGGTACAGCCGCTACAAACTGCTCGAGCAGGCCCGCTTCTGGAACGACGCGCCGCTCTGGCGGCGCGAGGCGCTGACGGCCGCGTCGCTGCTGGACCGCGCCGGGCCGCGCGCGCTCGACGGCTTCCGCTTCGCCGGCGACCTGATCGTGCACGTCGGGCGGGGGATGGCGGACGGGGCGGCCAAGGAGCTGACCTGGCTGGACCGCTGGGCGCCGGCGACGTCCGACGCGGCGGAATACTGGCGGCGGCGGGGGGAAGTGCTGGAGTTGCTGGGCCGCGCCGACGCCGCGGCGGACGCCTACCGGACCTGCCGCGATCGCGGCGGAGCCGCCTCGCCCCAGAACGCGACCGTCCGCCCGCTGATGGGCTTGAGCCGGTTGGCCGCGTCCCGCGGCGACCTGCGCGAGGCGCTGGCGCTGGCCGAGTCGGCGCTCGAGCACGCGCCCTGCGATCCCGAGGCCCTGCTGGCCGCGATCGCCTTCGCCCACCTGGTGCGCGACGCCGACGGTCTGGCCTCGCGCTACCACTGCCGCCACGGCAACCCGCCGCAGTGGCACGAGGCGGTGGGCGAGCACGCGCTGGCCCGCGGCGACTGGACGGCTGCCCGCGCCGCCCTGGCCCGCGCCGCCGGCACGCCGCCCCGCGCGGCCGCCGCCGTGAAGCTGGCCCAGGCCAGGCTGGCCTGCGGCGACGTCGCCGGGGCGCGCTCGCTGGCCGCATCCTTGATAACGGAACTGCCCGTGGCCACCCTGGGCGTGGTGGTGTGCGACCTGATCGCCGGGCGCGACCTCGACCTCGAGGTGGACCTGGAACCCGAAGCCGCCGACGCCGCGCTGCGGGCGTGGATCGACGTGCTGTGGCGCAGCCGCCGGCTGGACCTGATGGGGAGCTTCGCGGACCGGTGCGAGGCGATCGCCGCGGCGTTCCCGTGGCTGCCCGAACATCTGCGGATGGCGACCTTGGCGCTCAGTTCCGTTTGA
- a CDS encoding DegT/DnrJ/EryC1/StrS family aminotransferase: protein MRTANLPQTSDREAPGTPRLAYFGGEPAFAVPRHVGAPNLGDRAVLMRRIEGLLDRRWLTNRGPLVEEFERRLAERVGVKHVVVTCNATTALEIAVRALDLRGEVIVPSFTFVATAHALQWQRITPVFGDVEPGGYTLDPDRVEELITPRTTGIIGVHLFGRTARVAELQRLADRRGLQLLFDAAHAFGCTREGRTVGGFGRCEIFSFHATKFLNAFEGGAVATDDDDLAERVRLMQNFGFAGEDRVIHVGVNGKMTEVSAAMGLTSLEAEAGIVAVNRGHYDAYRRELRGVPGLTLMRYDERERNNYQYVVVEVDRDEAGLSRDQLVALLRAENVLARRYFHPGCHRMEPYRSLFPHAGLLLPRTEHVTDRVLALPTGGGVDPADVARIGGLLRAMVANAAEIRDRWPHAVRRGSAS, encoded by the coding sequence GTGAGGACGGCAAACCTCCCCCAGACGAGCGATCGGGAAGCGCCAGGCACCCCCCGCCTGGCGTACTTCGGCGGGGAACCGGCCTTTGCGGTTCCCCGTCACGTCGGCGCCCCCAACCTGGGCGACCGCGCCGTCCTGATGCGCCGCATCGAGGGGCTGCTGGACCGCCGCTGGCTGACCAACCGCGGCCCGCTGGTCGAGGAGTTCGAGCGGCGCCTGGCCGAGCGCGTCGGTGTGAAGCATGTTGTGGTGACGTGTAACGCGACGACGGCGCTGGAGATCGCCGTGCGCGCCCTGGACCTGCGCGGCGAGGTCATCGTGCCCTCGTTCACCTTCGTGGCGACCGCCCACGCGCTGCAGTGGCAGCGCATCACGCCGGTGTTCGGCGACGTCGAGCCCGGCGGCTACACGCTCGACCCCGACCGGGTCGAAGAGCTGATCACGCCCCGCACCACCGGCATCATCGGCGTGCACCTGTTCGGGCGCACGGCGCGCGTCGCCGAGCTGCAGCGGCTGGCCGACCGCCGCGGCCTGCAGCTGCTGTTCGACGCCGCCCACGCCTTCGGCTGCACGCGCGAGGGTCGCACCGTCGGCGGCTTCGGCCGCTGCGAGATCTTCAGCTTCCACGCCACCAAGTTCCTCAACGCCTTCGAGGGCGGCGCCGTCGCCACCGACGACGACGACCTGGCCGAGCGCGTCCGCCTGATGCAGAACTTCGGCTTCGCCGGCGAGGACCGCGTGATCCACGTCGGGGTCAACGGCAAGATGACCGAGGTCTCGGCGGCCATGGGCCTCACCTCGCTGGAGGCGGAAGCCGGGATCGTCGCGGTCAACCGCGGCCACTACGATGCGTACCGCCGCGAGCTGCGCGGCGTGCCCGGGCTGACGCTCATGCGCTACGACGAGCGCGAGCGCAACAACTACCAGTACGTCGTGGTCGAGGTGGACCGCGACGAGGCCGGCCTCTCGCGCGACCAGCTGGTCGCGCTGCTGCGGGCCGAGAACGTGCTGGCGCGCCGCTACTTCCACCCCGGCTGTCACCGCATGGAGCCGTACCGCTCCCTGTTCCCGCACGCCGGCCTGCTGCTGCCGCGCACCGAACACGTCACCGACCGGGTGCTGGCCCTGCCCACCGGCGGCGGCGTCGATCCCGCCGACGTCGCGCGCATCGGCGGCCTGCTGCGCGCGATGGTCGCGAACGCCGCCGAGATCCGCGACCGCTGGCCCCACGCCGTCCGCCGAGGGAGCGCCTCTTGA
- a CDS encoding glycosyltransferase encodes MTEHPVSERQTLPAAPAADVVLVNVGCGDQPLPGFVNLDLDRDADLKLDVRRGLPFADGTVDGIHSEHFVEHLTQGELLAFLRECRRALRPGGVVRVATPDLAEIVRCYVDPDWHERCGLKDYGYDWLANPCEMLNVCLRDWGHKHVVDAVELKRLARLAGLAEPVACATGESRWPHFRGVESRLGRHLVMEFRRPVPAPCPAGGPPLVSVLIAAYEPRWFEAALLSARRQTHANLEILVGDDSPGDAIEAVCRRHAAEDPRVSYVRNPSVLGEIDNWQALYECARGDYVKCLADDDLLEPPCVERLVAALAERREATLAASYRRLIDEEGGVLPDDFNAPLAAADVVIRGTDLAALMLGNRRNVIGEPTTCLFRREDAADALPALMSFGGRRALTNGDMSLWCHLLSKGDLVLLREPLSSFRQRTSQTCRGERHRADAQRAWDLLGQDAKRLGLWSGMPPAAGRIAARPLVPPPPPAPEVSLLLPVAGDLPSLLRGLLALSAEKLPTVLEYVVADVGLAPAARRYLERAVPTQPGLRVVDAAGACRAAAIDRAAATARGACFVIADLDADLPPGWLAAAVMPLVSQPDLAAHGLDQPPVLAVRADCFRQVGGCGSGADWRRALLTGLQGAGLRTAPPPPTPTELSCA; translated from the coding sequence TTGACCGAACATCCCGTGAGCGAGCGCCAGACCCTTCCCGCAGCGCCGGCCGCCGACGTCGTGCTCGTCAACGTGGGCTGCGGCGACCAGCCGCTGCCGGGCTTCGTCAACCTCGACCTCGACCGCGACGCCGACCTGAAGCTCGACGTCCGCCGCGGCCTGCCCTTCGCCGACGGCACCGTCGACGGGATCCACAGCGAGCACTTCGTCGAGCACCTGACGCAGGGCGAGCTGCTGGCCTTCCTGCGCGAGTGCCGCCGCGCGCTGCGGCCGGGCGGCGTGGTGCGCGTCGCCACGCCGGACCTCGCCGAGATCGTCCGCTGCTACGTCGACCCTGACTGGCACGAGCGCTGCGGCCTGAAGGACTACGGCTACGACTGGCTCGCCAACCCCTGCGAGATGCTGAACGTCTGCCTGCGGGACTGGGGCCACAAGCACGTGGTCGACGCGGTCGAACTGAAGCGCCTGGCCCGGCTGGCCGGTCTCGCCGAACCCGTCGCGTGCGCGACGGGGGAGAGCCGCTGGCCGCATTTCCGGGGCGTCGAGTCCCGGCTCGGCCGCCACCTGGTGATGGAATTCCGCCGTCCCGTCCCGGCGCCGTGCCCGGCGGGCGGGCCGCCCCTGGTCAGCGTGCTGATCGCCGCCTACGAGCCGCGCTGGTTCGAGGCCGCCCTGCTGTCGGCGCGCCGTCAGACCCATGCGAACCTCGAGATCCTGGTCGGCGACGACAGCCCCGGCGACGCGATCGAAGCCGTCTGCCGGCGCCACGCCGCCGAGGACCCGCGCGTGAGCTACGTGCGCAACCCGTCGGTCCTGGGCGAAATCGACAACTGGCAGGCCCTCTACGAGTGCGCGCGCGGCGACTACGTGAAGTGCCTGGCCGACGACGACCTGCTCGAACCGCCGTGCGTCGAACGCCTGGTCGCGGCGCTGGCCGAGCGCCGCGAGGCGACCCTGGCCGCCTCGTACCGCCGGCTGATCGACGAGGAGGGCGGCGTCCTGCCCGACGACTTCAACGCGCCCCTGGCCGCCGCCGACGTGGTGATCCGCGGGACGGACCTCGCGGCGCTGATGCTGGGCAACCGCCGCAACGTCATCGGCGAGCCCACGACCTGCCTGTTCCGCCGCGAGGACGCCGCCGACGCGCTGCCGGCCCTGATGTCCTTCGGCGGCCGCCGCGCCCTGACCAACGGCGACATGTCCCTGTGGTGCCACCTGCTGAGCAAGGGCGACCTGGTGCTGCTGCGCGAGCCGCTCAGCTCCTTCCGCCAGCGCACGTCGCAGACCTGCCGCGGCGAGCGGCACCGCGCCGACGCCCAGCGCGCCTGGGACCTGCTCGGCCAGGACGCCAAGCGCTTGGGCCTGTGGTCGGGGATGCCGCCCGCGGCCGGGCGCATCGCGGCCCGGCCGCTCGTGCCGCCGCCGCCGCCCGCGCCCGAGGTCTCGCTGCTGCTGCCGGTCGCGGGCGACCTGCCGTCCCTGCTGCGCGGACTGCTCGCCCTGTCCGCCGAGAAGCTGCCGACCGTGCTGGAGTACGTGGTCGCGGACGTCGGCCTGGCCCCCGCAGCGCGCCGGTACCTGGAGCGCGCCGTGCCGACCCAGCCCGGTCTGCGGGTCGTCGACGCCGCGGGAGCCTGCCGCGCCGCCGCCATCGACCGGGCCGCCGCGACCGCTCGCGGCGCCTGCTTCGTGATCGCCGACCTGGACGCCGACCTGCCCCCCGGCTGGCTCGCCGCCGCGGTGATGCCCCTGGTGTCGCAGCCCGACCTGGCCGCGCACGGCCTCGACCAGCCCCCCGTCCTGGCCGTGCGGGCCGACTGCTTCCGGCAGGTCGGCGGCTGCGGGTCGGGCGCCGACTGGCGCCGTGCCCTGCTGACGGGCCTGCAGGGTGCCGGCCTACGGACCGCGCCCCCCCCGCCAACGCCCACAGAATTATCTTGCGCCTAG
- a CDS encoding ferrous iron transport protein A produces the protein MTLDLVQAGAAAELLDIDPCNGLRTRLMEMGLTPGTHLSVVRHAPLGDPIEIKVRGYRLSIRKQEAALIRCRPL, from the coding sequence GTGACACTCGACCTGGTGCAGGCCGGCGCGGCCGCCGAACTCCTCGACATCGATCCCTGCAACGGGTTACGGACCCGTCTGATGGAGATGGGCCTCACGCCCGGCACCCACCTGTCGGTGGTCCGGCACGCTCCTCTGGGCGATCCCATCGAGATCAAGGTGCGCGGCTATCGCCTCTCGATCCGCAAGCAGGAAGCGGCGCTGATCCGCTGCCGCCCCCTCTGA